A single Brevundimonas sp. SL130 DNA region contains:
- a CDS encoding tyrosine-type recombinase/integrase, with product MAKRGLASKIGGQKSLLQKCRRSTSDATPSRRTRRSRRQPYSHCRLPRRRRGGGFISAGSPHRGRTWILRADIGGRRREMGLGGYPSVTLSGAREAAREARDLIRAGIDPIDRARAAKARLTVTSTQSGWTFRQAGEAYVATHEAGWKNAKHRAQWSSTLAAYVYPVVGNLGVDAVGLSHVMDILTPIWTTKTETGRRVRGRLEAVLDWAATRELRSGPNPARWKGHLDKLLADPSKVSRVRHHRALPIDDMPGFIARLGEVGGVGARALLFGILTAARSGETRGATWGEMDVARGIWTVPPERMKGGRAHRAALSSAALALLGVPGKPDDLVFPAASGGTLSDMTLTKVLRDMKVDAVPHGFRSTFRDWAAERTEHANELAEMALAHAVGSKVEAAYRRGDLFARRVALMNDWAVFCGLGR from the coding sequence GTGGCGAAGCGCGGACTAGCGTCTAAGATTGGCGGACAAAAATCGTTATTGCAGAAATGTCGCAGGTCGACGTCAGATGCCACGCCAAGCCGCCGAACTCGGCGCTCTCGCCGTCAGCCGTATAGCCACTGCCGGCTACCACGCCGTCGGCGGGGTGGCGGGTTTATATCTGCAGGTTCTCCCCACAGGGGGCGGACCTGGATCCTGAGGGCGGACATCGGCGGTCGGCGTCGGGAGATGGGCCTGGGCGGCTATCCGAGCGTTACCCTGTCAGGCGCACGAGAGGCGGCGCGTGAAGCCCGAGACCTCATCCGCGCGGGCATAGACCCGATCGACAGGGCGCGGGCGGCGAAGGCCAGGTTGACCGTGACGTCCACTCAATCCGGATGGACCTTCCGGCAGGCGGGCGAAGCCTATGTCGCCACGCACGAGGCGGGCTGGAAGAACGCCAAGCATCGGGCTCAGTGGTCGTCGACCCTGGCCGCCTATGTCTATCCTGTCGTCGGGAATCTCGGCGTTGACGCGGTCGGTCTGTCTCATGTCATGGACATTCTCACGCCGATCTGGACCACGAAAACCGAGACCGGCAGACGTGTGCGGGGGCGGTTGGAGGCGGTTCTGGACTGGGCCGCGACGCGCGAGCTCCGGTCCGGACCGAACCCCGCCCGGTGGAAGGGGCATCTCGATAAGCTGCTGGCCGATCCCTCTAAGGTCTCGAGGGTCAGACATCACCGTGCACTGCCGATCGACGACATGCCCGGCTTCATCGCCCGTCTGGGCGAGGTCGGGGGCGTCGGAGCTCGGGCGCTTCTGTTCGGGATTCTCACCGCAGCCCGCTCCGGCGAGACCAGAGGCGCCACTTGGGGCGAGATGGATGTTGCGCGCGGAATTTGGACTGTACCACCAGAGCGCATGAAAGGGGGAAGGGCGCACCGCGCTGCGCTTTCCAGCGCCGCGCTCGCCCTCCTCGGCGTTCCCGGCAAGCCCGATGACCTCGTCTTTCCCGCTGCAAGCGGCGGGACCTTGTCGGACATGACCCTGACCAAGGTGCTGCGCGACATGAAGGTGGATGCGGTTCCGCACGGCTTCCGATCCACATTCCGGGATTGGGCGGCCGAGCGAACAGAACATGCGAATGAACTGGCGGAGATGGCGCTCGCTCACGCCGTGGGAAGCAAGGTCGAAGCCGCCTATCGTCGAGGCGACCTGTTTGCTCGGCGGGTTGCCCTGATGAATGATTGGGCGGTGTTTTGCGGTCTGGGTCGCTAA
- a CDS encoding peptidase domain-containing ABC transporter produces the protein MAPGSPLRRRTTQMTGFPELNFGRSKRLPIIQGAEAAECGLACMAMIARFHGHDVDLNGLRQRFSLSMSGATLRSIMGLADGLGLAPRALKVDLKALEKVRVPAILHWDLNHFVVLKSIRNGKAIIHDPALGARSLSLAELSNHFTGVVLEVAPSDTFAPITARAPIRLTSLWSKIVGFWPAFFQILGLSVALQVAAFAMPFQMQLVVDEGILRADRDLLTVLALGFGALVVIQSAIEALRAWALQVFGQLLSFQMVGNLVRHLMRLRSDWFEKRHVGDIISRIGSASAIQDVLTRGVIAAIIDGLMAVVAVVILLLYSPILAAVVVAAVATNLAIAFTVFPMLKARTEEQIISTAYEQSHIMETVRAATTIKIMGREAERESAWRNLYANVINASVSVGKFQISLSFTQGLVTGLQTVLVIYLGAKIILDGAGFSVGMLFAFLSFRQTFTDRANALINQAIQFKFLGLHLDRLADIVTAEADTPQVTPTALAVRGGMRLRDVEFRYGDADRLILEGLNLDVEPGEFLAITGASGGGKTTLLKLMLGLQAPTGGRIELDGRPATNASWRAWREQVGVVAQDDRLLSGTIADNIAFFDPDLDMQRVHQAAWAAQVHEDIVRMPMQYLSLVGDMGSTLSGGQKQRVLLARALYRQPKILVLDEGTANLDVETEELIADLIAALPITRIVVAHRPALLKRADRVLVVRGGVLVTAEQCAALAAA, from the coding sequence ATGGCTCCTGGATCCCCTCTACGCCGCAGGACGACGCAAATGACGGGCTTTCCCGAACTGAACTTCGGCCGCAGTAAGCGGCTTCCGATTATCCAGGGCGCTGAGGCTGCGGAGTGCGGCTTAGCCTGTATGGCGATGATTGCGCGCTTTCATGGCCACGACGTCGATCTGAACGGCCTCAGGCAAAGGTTTTCCCTGTCGATGTCCGGGGCGACGCTCCGAAGCATAATGGGCCTCGCCGACGGCCTCGGCTTGGCGCCGCGGGCTCTAAAGGTTGACCTGAAGGCGCTGGAAAAGGTCCGCGTTCCGGCCATTCTGCACTGGGACCTGAACCATTTCGTGGTGCTGAAGTCGATCCGAAACGGCAAGGCGATCATCCACGATCCCGCCCTAGGCGCGCGGTCCCTCTCCCTGGCCGAACTCTCCAACCATTTCACCGGGGTGGTGCTGGAGGTCGCACCGTCTGACACCTTCGCGCCGATCACCGCGCGCGCCCCCATCAGGCTCACGAGCCTCTGGTCAAAGATAGTCGGTTTCTGGCCGGCCTTCTTCCAGATTCTCGGACTATCGGTCGCCCTGCAGGTCGCGGCCTTCGCCATGCCGTTCCAGATGCAGCTGGTCGTCGATGAAGGCATACTCAGGGCGGACCGCGATCTGCTGACGGTGCTGGCGCTGGGCTTCGGAGCGCTCGTCGTGATCCAGTCGGCGATTGAGGCGCTTCGCGCCTGGGCCCTGCAGGTCTTCGGTCAACTCCTCAGCTTCCAGATGGTCGGGAATCTCGTCCGCCATCTGATGCGCCTGCGCAGCGACTGGTTCGAGAAGCGGCATGTGGGGGACATCATCTCGCGGATCGGCTCCGCGTCCGCTATTCAGGACGTTCTCACGCGAGGGGTTATCGCCGCGATCATTGATGGCCTGATGGCCGTCGTCGCCGTGGTGATCCTGCTTCTCTATTCTCCAATCCTGGCTGCGGTGGTTGTTGCGGCGGTGGCGACCAACCTGGCGATCGCGTTCACCGTCTTCCCGATGCTCAAGGCGCGGACGGAGGAACAGATCATCTCGACGGCATATGAGCAGTCGCACATCATGGAGACTGTTCGCGCAGCGACCACCATCAAGATTATGGGCCGTGAAGCGGAGCGTGAGAGCGCCTGGCGAAATCTCTACGCCAACGTGATCAATGCGTCCGTGTCGGTTGGAAAATTCCAGATATCGCTCAGCTTCACACAGGGCCTCGTGACTGGCCTGCAGACCGTTCTGGTGATCTATCTGGGCGCCAAAATCATCTTGGACGGAGCCGGATTTTCTGTCGGCATGCTGTTCGCCTTCCTATCGTTCAGGCAGACCTTCACCGACCGGGCGAACGCGCTGATCAACCAGGCCATCCAATTCAAGTTCCTGGGCCTGCATCTTGATCGCCTCGCGGACATCGTGACGGCAGAGGCCGACACCCCCCAGGTCACGCCTACCGCCCTGGCGGTGCGCGGCGGCATGCGGCTTCGCGATGTCGAGTTTCGCTATGGCGACGCGGATCGCCTCATCCTCGAGGGGCTAAACCTGGATGTCGAACCCGGGGAATTCCTTGCCATCACAGGGGCGTCAGGCGGCGGCAAGACCACGCTCCTGAAGTTGATGCTAGGACTTCAAGCGCCGACCGGAGGTCGGATCGAACTCGACGGACGTCCTGCGACGAACGCGTCCTGGCGGGCCTGGCGCGAGCAGGTCGGGGTTGTGGCTCAGGATGATCGTCTTCTGTCCGGCACGATCGCGGACAATATCGCCTTCTTCGACCCCGATCTCGACATGCAGCGTGTGCACCAGGCCGCCTGGGCCGCCCAGGTGCACGAGGACATCGTCCGCATGCCGATGCAGTATCTGTCCCTCGTCGGGGACATGGGCTCGACCCTCTCGGGGGGGCAAAAACAGCGCGTCCTGCTCGCGCGCGCCCTCTACCGCCAGCCGAAGATTCTGGTCCTAGACGAGGGCACGGCGAACCTGGATGTCGAGACGGAAGAATTGATCGCGGACCTGATCGCCGCCCTGCCGATCACGCGCATCGTCGTCGCGCACCGCCCGGCGCTGCTGAAGCGTGCGGATCGGGTGCTCGTGGTGCGGGGCGGCGTGCTCGTCACGGCCGAGCAGTGCGCCGCCCTCGCGGCCGCTTGA
- a CDS encoding recombinase family protein, translating into MNAETPSVATRAALYLRVSTARQAEHDVSIPDQKRQGEAYCLSRGYQLIDTFVEPGATATNDRRPEFQRMIGAGTTKPAPFDIVVVHSFSRFFRDHFELEFYVRKLAKNGVKLVSITQEMGDDPMHVMMRQIMALFDEYQSKENGKHVMRALKENARQGFWNGALPPIGYRIVAAEQRGAKTKKKLEIDPLHADTVRLIYRLALEGNGTSGPMGVKAIVSHLNARRIFTRDGGRWGIGQLHRILTRRTYIGEHEFNKRSKTKELKPISEIVTVPVPPLIDLETFDAVQAHLKARNPKVTPPRVVSGPTLLTGICFCEKCGGAMTIRTGKGGRYRYYTCSIKARQGETGCSGRSIPMEKLDTIVASHIEDRLLQPDRLEEVLASVLDRRHERAERRQEHIAELNRRAAETDLRLKRLYDAIESGVADITDPALKDRIAGLKSLRDQAQVDAERAQAMLESSGNRAVTPATVRRFADVARQRIRIDGGGYRRDHLRAFAQRVEVGEAEVRIMGSKGELLRTLTAVSGGKSTAIGVPSLGLKWRRGCPNLSVAGLFSAFLTDSKLRDFRYLAFQGVSRHPTQSQILWRVCRRV; encoded by the coding sequence ATGAACGCTGAAACACCCAGCGTCGCCACCCGTGCCGCCCTCTATCTCCGCGTCTCGACCGCACGGCAGGCCGAGCATGACGTTTCCATCCCCGACCAGAAGCGCCAGGGCGAGGCCTACTGTCTGTCGCGCGGCTACCAACTCATCGACACCTTCGTGGAGCCGGGCGCGACTGCCACCAATGATCGCCGCCCTGAGTTCCAGCGCATGATCGGGGCGGGGACCACCAAGCCCGCGCCCTTCGATATCGTCGTCGTCCACTCGTTCAGCCGCTTCTTCCGCGACCACTTCGAGCTGGAATTCTACGTCCGCAAACTGGCGAAGAACGGCGTGAAGCTCGTTTCGATCACGCAGGAGATGGGCGACGATCCGATGCACGTCATGATGCGCCAGATCATGGCGCTGTTCGACGAGTATCAGTCCAAGGAGAACGGCAAGCACGTCATGCGCGCCTTGAAGGAGAACGCCCGGCAGGGCTTCTGGAACGGCGCGTTGCCGCCGATCGGCTACCGCATCGTCGCCGCCGAGCAGCGCGGGGCCAAGACCAAGAAAAAGCTGGAGATCGACCCGCTCCACGCCGACACGGTGCGGCTGATCTACCGGCTGGCGCTGGAGGGGAACGGCACGTCCGGGCCGATGGGCGTCAAGGCGATCGTCAGCCATCTCAACGCGCGCCGTATCTTCACCCGCGACGGCGGGCGCTGGGGCATCGGCCAGCTTCACCGTATTCTGACCCGGCGCACCTATATCGGCGAGCACGAGTTCAACAAGCGCTCCAAGACCAAGGAACTGAAGCCCATCAGCGAGATCGTCACGGTGCCCGTGCCGCCGCTGATCGACCTTGAGACGTTCGACGCCGTTCAGGCGCATCTGAAGGCCCGCAATCCCAAGGTCACGCCGCCGCGCGTTGTCAGCGGCCCGACCCTGCTGACGGGTATCTGCTTCTGCGAGAAGTGCGGTGGAGCCATGACCATCCGCACCGGCAAGGGCGGGCGTTATCGCTACTACACCTGCTCGATCAAGGCGCGGCAGGGCGAGACCGGCTGTTCGGGCCGCTCGATCCCGATGGAGAAGCTCGACACCATCGTCGCCAGCCATATCGAGGATCGGCTGCTCCAGCCCGACCGACTGGAAGAGGTGCTGGCCTCCGTCCTCGACCGCCGCCACGAACGGGCCGAACGCCGACAAGAGCATATCGCCGAGTTGAACCGCCGGGCGGCCGAGACCGATTTGCGGCTCAAGCGGCTCTATGACGCGATCGAATCAGGCGTGGCCGATATCACCGACCCCGCGCTGAAAGACCGTATCGCGGGTCTGAAGTCGCTTCGCGACCAGGCGCAGGTCGATGCCGAGCGGGCGCAGGCCATGCTCGAAAGCTCCGGCAATCGGGCGGTGACGCCCGCCACCGTGCGCCGGTTCGCCGACGTGGCGCGCCAGCGCATCCGTATCGACGGGGGCGGCTATCGGCGGGATCACCTGCGCGCCTTCGCCCAGCGGGTCGAGGTCGGAGAGGCCGAAGTTCGCATCATGGGATCGAAGGGAGAGCTGCTTCGCACGCTCACCGCCGTTTCCGGAGGGAAATCGACGGCAATCGGCGTGCCCAGCTTGGGACTGAAGTGGCGGAGAGGGTGTCCGAATCTAAGTGTTGCAGGACTGTTCAGCGCTTTTCTGACGGACAGTAAACTTAGAGATTTCCGGTATTTAGCTTTTCAGGGCGTTTCACGACACCCCACCCAATCGCAAATCCTATGGCGGGTTTGTAGGCGGGTGTGA
- a CDS encoding DUF2274 domain-containing protein: protein MTKLKLGPITETKPVKVTVELPADLHRDLAAYAEVLGRESGHPPTDPVRLIVPMLERFIATDRAFAKAKRGTAASGGRSS, encoded by the coding sequence ATGACCAAACTGAAGCTCGGCCCCATCACTGAGACCAAGCCGGTGAAGGTGACAGTGGAGCTGCCCGCCGATCTGCACCGAGATCTCGCCGCCTATGCCGAGGTGCTCGGCCGCGAGAGCGGCCATCCGCCCACCGATCCCGTCCGCCTCATCGTACCAATGCTGGAGCGGTTCATCGCCACCGATCGGGCGTTCGCCAAAGCGAAGCGCGGCACGGCGGCGAGCGGGGGCAGGTCATCATGA
- a CDS encoding helix-turn-helix domain-containing protein, giving the protein MTTLKVGIADPEEMKARTLRIARGEEKPSPGDPTVWFASTESFARILSAPNREMLRIIAEQAPDSLDELAALTDRAKSNLSRTLKTMIGYGLIRMERSGRKLAPKLIHDRVVLDLPLKESRKRTATAEGDRS; this is encoded by the coding sequence ATGACGACGCTGAAGGTCGGCATCGCCGATCCCGAGGAGATGAAAGCCCGCACACTGCGCATTGCACGGGGTGAGGAGAAGCCGTCGCCGGGCGATCCAACCGTCTGGTTCGCCTCGACCGAATCCTTCGCCCGCATCCTTTCGGCTCCCAATCGCGAGATGCTGCGCATCATCGCAGAGCAGGCCCCGGACTCGCTTGACGAACTGGCGGCGCTGACAGACCGGGCCAAGTCCAACCTGTCGCGCACGCTGAAGACGATGATCGGCTACGGCCTGATCCGTATGGAGCGAAGCGGCCGCAAGCTTGCGCCGAAGCTCATTCACGATCGCGTCGTGCTGGACTTGCCGCTGAAAGAATCTCGAAAGCGAACCGCCACGGCAGAGGGGGACCGATCATGA